Proteins from one Bacillus alveayuensis genomic window:
- a CDS encoding glycosyltransferase involved in cell wall biosynthesis (product_source=COG0438; cath_funfam=3.30.70.330,3.40.50.2000; cog=COG0438; pfam=PF00534,PF13439; superfamily=53756) — MKIAFICTEKLPSPAIKGGAIQLMIDGIAPYFAKKHSLTIYSIVEPQLPAKSIENGIQYVRFPQVNYYNDVVKDLSQHSFDLIHIFNRPKQVKKIHHASPNSIIITSLHNDMFSPLKIAESEAKEAIQYTNAFTTVSEYIKRTLTDRYPKAKEKTTVVYSGVDINNYPLRSSQKGKAIRQQIRNKLQIDEKKVILFVGRLSKTKGPDLLIKAMYDVIKEHPNAVLVIVGGKWFSDNGVNDYVRSLYELAAPIKNHILFTNFVPSKDIPNILLAGDVLVCSSRWHEPLARIHYEAMAAQLPIITTNRGGNAEVIFHDFNGLVIDHYYQVESFTKCINFLLNSPELCQRFGKNGRLLTEMNFKFEHTATRLESVYEKAMKQK; from the coding sequence TTGAAAATTGCCTTTATTTGCACAGAAAAACTTCCCTCACCTGCTATAAAAGGGGGAGCCATTCAGTTGATGATTGATGGCATCGCCCCTTATTTTGCGAAAAAACATTCATTAACCATTTACTCCATCGTAGAACCACAATTACCGGCAAAAAGCATTGAAAATGGCATTCAATATGTACGCTTTCCACAAGTGAATTATTACAACGATGTTGTAAAAGACTTGTCGCAACATTCCTTTGATCTTATTCACATATTTAATCGGCCAAAACAGGTCAAAAAGATTCATCATGCATCACCTAACAGCATCATCATTACAAGTCTTCATAATGATATGTTTTCACCACTTAAGATCGCTGAATCTGAAGCGAAAGAAGCTATTCAGTACACAAATGCCTTTACGACGGTTAGTGAATATATTAAGCGTACACTGACTGACCGTTATCCCAAAGCAAAAGAAAAAACAACAGTCGTATATTCGGGTGTTGATATCAATAACTATCCGCTACGTTCATCACAAAAAGGGAAAGCCATTCGACAGCAAATTAGAAACAAGCTACAAATAGATGAGAAGAAAGTGATTTTATTTGTCGGTAGATTAAGTAAAACGAAAGGACCAGATTTATTAATCAAAGCGATGTACGATGTCATTAAGGAACATCCTAATGCTGTTTTAGTGATAGTCGGAGGCAAATGGTTTAGTGATAACGGAGTGAATGATTACGTTCGTTCCTTATATGAACTAGCTGCACCAATTAAAAATCATATCCTTTTTACAAATTTCGTCCCGTCAAAAGACATTCCGAACATCTTATTAGCTGGGGATGTTCTTGTTTGCAGCTCACGATGGCATGAACCGTTAGCACGTATTCACTATGAGGCAATGGCAGCCCAGCTCCCGATTATTACGACGAATCGAGGCGGCAATGCAGAAGTTATTTTTCACGATTTTAACGGACTCGTCATTGATCATTATTATCAAGTTGAAAGCTTTACCAAATGCATAAATTTCCTTCTGAACAGCCCGGAATTATGTCAAAGGTTCGGGAAAAATGGAAGACTACTTACTGAAATGAACTTCAAATTCGAACATACAGCAACTCGACTTGAATCTGTTTACGAAAAAGCCATGAAACAGAAATAA
- a CDS encoding UDP:flavonoid glycosyltransferase YjiC (YdhE family) (product_source=COG1819; cath_funfam=2.40.30.60,3.40.50.2000; cog=COG1819; superfamily=53756) encodes MISFIVGRNFGHLNRCVATISKFREINDEPIKIYAFPHSFDWLQKNLPYAELKQIKWDTLQKDQERIFHSKLIVHDWRKDVTKLKENRNQDCIITGIYHSDLIVSNQDSPYIKNFKAITREVANQSTDIFFHMNLKEPNEIPDLSTYYVPIPLICRDITLEPKEVKKILDIPEEEPFILVHMGGGVGPKRYKYIEEWFTKINHMKTSYRLVIANQFENVPFPFHSNIIQAPLFYNGINLVNAADLVISKPGMGILMDCISTRTPLLALPADTDEREVKNVMLKELIGSDICLAYENFSSIDLTNRIEEIMKYSQNMIQSFQNVPTNGAEIAANAFSLLSGKYCQDLPELYREILELTPFKVY; translated from the coding sequence TTGATTTCATTTATCGTAGGGCGAAATTTTGGTCATTTAAACCGATGTGTAGCGACGATTTCTAAGTTCCGTGAAATAAACGATGAGCCTATTAAAATCTATGCCTTCCCGCATTCATTTGACTGGTTACAAAAAAATTTACCTTATGCAGAGCTTAAACAAATAAAATGGGATACATTGCAAAAGGATCAAGAGAGGATATTTCATTCTAAGCTGATCGTTCATGATTGGCGAAAAGATGTTACGAAACTGAAGGAGAATCGAAATCAAGATTGTATTATAACCGGAATTTATCATAGTGATTTAATCGTTTCAAATCAGGACAGTCCATATATAAAAAATTTCAAAGCCATTACGAGAGAAGTAGCGAATCAGTCGACTGATATTTTTTTTCATATGAATCTCAAAGAGCCGAATGAAATCCCTGATTTATCAACTTATTATGTACCAATTCCACTTATATGTCGTGATATCACACTTGAACCAAAAGAAGTCAAGAAAATTCTTGATATTCCAGAGGAAGAGCCGTTTATTTTAGTTCATATGGGAGGAGGCGTTGGGCCGAAGAGGTATAAGTATATCGAAGAGTGGTTTACGAAAATCAATCATATGAAAACGTCTTATCGACTTGTTATTGCCAATCAATTCGAGAACGTTCCATTTCCATTTCATTCAAATATTATTCAAGCTCCATTGTTTTATAATGGAATTAATCTTGTGAATGCAGCAGATCTCGTTATTAGTAAACCTGGAATGGGAATATTAATGGACTGTATTTCAACTCGCACCCCTCTACTAGCTCTGCCGGCGGATACAGATGAGCGTGAAGTCAAAAATGTCATGTTAAAAGAACTGATTGGAAGTGATATTTGTTTAGCTTACGAAAATTTTTCATCAATCGATTTGACAAATCGCATCGAAGAAATTATGAAATATTCACAAAATATGATACAATCTTTTCAAAATGTCCCAACGAATGGTGCTGAAATTGCAGCAAATGCTTTTTCTTTACTTAGCGGAAAATATTGTCAAGATCTTCCGGAATTGTATAGGGAAATATTAGAGCTGACACCATTTAAAGTATACTAA
- a CDS encoding UDPglucose 6-dehydrogenase (product_source=KO:K00012; cath_funfam=1.20.5.100,3.40.50.720; cog=COG1004; ko=KO:K00012; pfam=PF00984,PF03720,PF03721; smart=SM00984; superfamily=48179,51735,52413; tigrfam=TIGR03026) has protein sequence MNICIIGTGYVGLITAAVLADIGHHVTCLDNDPNKINSLQKGIITIYEPDLEDYLKRNKTRLSFTLNMKQAIEPAEVIFITVGTPSNDDGSPNLTYLFNALDELSKYMNSYKTIVIKSTVPPGTNIQCHQRLQQNGVNQELYSIVSNPEFLREGSAVYDSRNPDRIVIGKLKEDHKSISIMKSVYEGINAPFVVTSLSGAEMIKYASNAFLATKISFINEMAQICDQYDVDVNDVAKGIGLDPRICPHFLQAGIGYGGSCFPKDLQALEFSAKKKNIHPHLLKAVQTVNHAQADYFLKKVKEHFPNTLCTLAALGIAFKPNTDDIRYSPAIKIMKELHEKGYTIHAYDPKATLSNELKHILQFRSPYEAMKNVNGLLILTDWDEHKNLDWKKVKQFMKGQVIIDGRNCLDPDVIKQHGFTYIGVGR, from the coding sequence ATGAATATTTGCATCATTGGAACAGGATATGTCGGTTTAATAACGGCAGCTGTTTTAGCTGATATCGGTCATCATGTAACGTGTTTAGATAACGATCCAAATAAAATCAACTCCTTACAAAAGGGAATAATAACGATTTATGAACCAGACCTTGAGGATTATTTAAAGCGGAATAAAACCCGTTTATCCTTTACCCTAAACATGAAACAAGCAATAGAGCCAGCTGAAGTTATTTTTATTACTGTTGGCACTCCTTCAAATGATGATGGTAGCCCCAACTTAACTTATCTTTTTAATGCACTTGATGAATTATCTAAATATATGAACTCTTATAAAACGATTGTCATTAAAAGTACTGTGCCTCCAGGTACAAATATTCAATGTCATCAAAGACTACAACAAAATGGAGTAAATCAAGAGCTGTATTCTATAGTGTCTAACCCAGAATTTTTACGAGAAGGATCAGCCGTTTATGATAGCCGAAATCCTGATCGGATTGTTATTGGAAAGCTAAAAGAGGATCATAAGTCTATTTCGATTATGAAGTCCGTTTATGAAGGGATCAATGCCCCATTTGTTGTGACGAGCTTAAGTGGAGCGGAAATGATTAAATATGCCTCAAACGCTTTTTTAGCTACGAAAATTTCTTTCATTAACGAAATGGCTCAAATATGTGATCAATACGATGTCGATGTTAACGATGTAGCAAAAGGAATCGGTCTTGATCCTCGAATTTGCCCCCATTTTCTTCAGGCAGGAATCGGCTATGGCGGCTCTTGCTTTCCAAAAGATTTACAGGCCCTTGAATTTAGTGCAAAAAAGAAAAACATTCATCCTCATTTACTGAAAGCTGTGCAAACGGTTAATCATGCACAAGCGGACTATTTTTTAAAGAAAGTGAAAGAACACTTTCCAAATACACTTTGTACACTTGCTGCTTTAGGAATTGCATTTAAACCAAATACCGATGATATTCGCTATTCTCCAGCCATTAAAATCATGAAAGAACTTCACGAAAAAGGGTATACGATTCACGCCTATGACCCGAAAGCAACGTTGTCAAACGAATTAAAACACATTCTACAGTTTCGTAGTCCATATGAGGCGATGAAAAATGTAAACGGATTGTTAATTTTAACCGATTGGGATGAACATAAAAATCTTGATTGGAAGAAAGTGAAACAATTCATGAAAGGTCAAGTCATTATAGATGGCCGGAACTGTTTAGATCCCGATGTAATCAAACAACACGGTTTTACGTACATTGGAGTGGGTAGGTAA
- a CDS encoding glycosyltransferase involved in cell wall biosynthesis (product_source=COG0463; cath_funfam=3.90.550.10; cog=COG0463; pfam=PF00535; superfamily=53448): MNILSSASDPLVTVVIMTYNRAHLIKKAINSVLNQTLKNWKVLIIDDGSTDDTMKTVEPFLKKDNRIDYYRLAKNLGICRVLNIALKIVDTKYMVQLDSDDWLENNALETLLLAMENADENVALAYSNHKKWKSKDHFKLVKQRSFSKEQKYEFLCHSTVYPRFYRTDCLRKVGGWEIHDQYDGRYMEDRRIQFKLIEQYDFLWVNEYLYNLNRITDERQSSYKNQHKYVELKKEFIQHYLKKWGDEYTPKFYLNEKGWLRTELIPKMKQNDDNPHPL; this comes from the coding sequence GTGAATATATTGTCAAGTGCATCAGATCCATTAGTTACCGTTGTCATCATGACCTATAATCGTGCCCATTTAATTAAAAAAGCAATCAACAGTGTGTTGAATCAAACTTTAAAAAATTGGAAAGTGCTGATCATCGATGATGGTTCTACAGATGATACGATGAAAACAGTAGAACCATTCTTAAAAAAAGACAATCGTATTGACTATTACCGTCTAGCTAAAAATTTAGGAATTTGTCGTGTTTTAAATATCGCCTTAAAAATAGTTGATACGAAATATATGGTACAGCTTGATAGTGACGATTGGTTAGAAAATAACGCATTAGAAACGCTACTTTTAGCCATGGAAAATGCCGATGAAAATGTCGCCCTTGCCTACAGTAATCACAAAAAGTGGAAGTCAAAGGACCATTTTAAATTAGTAAAACAGCGATCTTTTTCGAAAGAACAAAAATATGAATTTTTATGCCACTCAACCGTATACCCAAGATTTTATCGGACGGATTGTTTACGGAAGGTTGGAGGCTGGGAGATCCATGATCAATATGATGGACGGTACATGGAAGATAGAAGAATTCAATTTAAATTAATTGAGCAATATGATTTCCTTTGGGTTAATGAATACCTATATAATCTAAATCGTATAACGGATGAAAGACAGTCTTCCTATAAAAATCAACATAAATATGTCGAACTAAAAAAAGAGTTCATTCAGCATTATTTAAAAAAATGGGGAGATGAATATACCCCAAAATTTTATTTAAATGAAAAAGGATGGCTACGAACCGAATTAATTCCAAAAATGAAGCAAAATGACGATAACCCTCATCCATTGTGA
- a CDS encoding nucleoside-diphosphate-sugar epimerase (product_source=COG0451; cath_funfam=3.40.50.720; cog=COG0451; pfam=PF01370; superfamily=51735) produces the protein MNILVTGAAGFIGSHLCEKLLENEHFTVIGVDQFIGPTSIQIKNKNLEPLLNHPRFHFQQKDLYITDLKGLLSDIDIVFHLAGIPGVRTSWGNDFEPYVQNNILVTQRLLEALKNSSIKKFVYASTSSVYGQKNGKVKENMLPEPLSPYGVTKLAGEHLCRLYEKSFGIPVVILRFFTVYGPRQRSDMAFHIFIKQLLQDQPITVFGDGTQSRDFTYIDDCVNGIISAINNDQAKGKTFNIGGLERASVNEVIQLLEQITGKKATIQYQPKVHGEPKHTYADITLAKNILGYHPVVSLKEGLMKEILYIQDIIKEGKA, from the coding sequence ATGAATATTTTAGTAACAGGTGCAGCTGGATTTATCGGATCTCACTTATGTGAAAAATTGTTAGAGAATGAACATTTTACGGTTATTGGCGTCGATCAGTTTATCGGTCCCACTTCCATTCAAATCAAAAACAAGAACTTAGAACCTCTATTGAATCACCCTCGCTTTCATTTTCAACAAAAAGATTTGTATATTACAGATTTAAAGGGACTTCTTTCTGACATTGATATAGTTTTTCACTTAGCGGGTATACCTGGTGTCCGCACTAGCTGGGGAAATGATTTTGAGCCTTATGTTCAAAACAATATTCTCGTGACGCAACGATTGCTCGAGGCTTTAAAAAATTCATCGATCAAAAAATTTGTGTATGCCTCGACGTCATCAGTATATGGACAAAAAAACGGAAAAGTAAAAGAGAATATGCTTCCGGAACCACTGTCTCCATATGGTGTGACAAAGCTTGCTGGTGAGCATTTATGCCGTTTATATGAAAAAAGCTTCGGAATCCCCGTTGTCATTTTACGCTTTTTTACTGTCTATGGTCCAAGACAACGGTCCGATATGGCTTTTCATATTTTTATTAAGCAATTACTACAAGATCAGCCAATTACTGTTTTCGGTGACGGAACTCAATCCCGTGATTTTACGTACATCGACGACTGTGTAAATGGCATCATTTCGGCTATCAACAACGATCAAGCAAAGGGAAAAACCTTTAACATTGGGGGATTAGAACGTGCCTCTGTGAACGAAGTCATTCAATTATTAGAACAAATAACAGGAAAAAAAGCAACGATTCAATATCAACCAAAAGTACATGGGGAACCGAAACATACTTATGCTGACATTACACTTGCCAAAAACATTTTAGGTTATCATCCAGTTGTTTCGTTAAAGGAAGGATTAATGAAAGAAATTCTATACATTCAAGACATCATCAAGGAGGGGAAAGCTTGA
- a CDS encoding UTP--glucose-1-phosphate uridylyltransferase (product_source=KO:K00963; cath_funfam=3.90.550.10; cog=COG1210; ko=KO:K00963; pfam=PF00483; superfamily=53448; tigrfam=TIGR01099), protein MVKKAIIPAAGYGTRSLPITKVIPKEMFPIGVKPAIQYVVEEALDSGIEHILIIVSRSKSMIVDYFDESLELDTFLEQSNKQHLKSKLQIPKNQLHYTRQPYAKGLGDAIRLGETFIGDEPFAVLLPDDIIVSEEKPGLRELIHVFEQTGSSVIGLKEVEEKFLHQYGVIGGTKESEGIYKIQEMIEKPKKQAPSNLAVVGRYVLNPSIFFYLKKINPGAGGELQLTDAIKELIKKEICFGKVLTGDRYDIGNVNDYINIVNLMKPDN, encoded by the coding sequence GTGGTAAAAAAAGCAATCATACCGGCAGCTGGATATGGAACGAGAAGTCTCCCCATTACAAAAGTAATCCCGAAAGAAATGTTTCCGATTGGGGTTAAGCCTGCCATCCAGTATGTTGTTGAGGAAGCGCTTGATTCAGGTATTGAGCATATATTAATCATTGTTTCCCGCTCTAAAAGCATGATTGTTGACTATTTTGATGAATCGTTAGAGCTCGACACGTTTCTTGAACAAAGCAATAAGCAACATCTAAAGTCTAAATTGCAAATTCCGAAAAATCAGCTTCATTATACACGACAGCCATACGCAAAAGGATTAGGAGATGCCATTCGTTTAGGAGAAACGTTTATTGGTGATGAACCGTTTGCTGTATTATTACCAGATGATATTATCGTGTCAGAAGAAAAGCCCGGTTTAAGAGAGTTAATACACGTATTCGAACAAACCGGTTCATCTGTGATCGGATTGAAAGAAGTTGAAGAAAAATTTCTTCATCAATATGGTGTAATAGGTGGAACGAAAGAGTCGGAAGGGATTTATAAGATTCAAGAAATGATTGAAAAGCCAAAAAAACAAGCTCCTTCAAACCTAGCGGTTGTGGGAAGATATGTGTTGAATCCTTCAATTTTTTTTTACTTAAAAAAAATAAATCCTGGAGCGGGGGGAGAATTACAATTAACAGATGCCATTAAAGAGCTCATTAAAAAAGAAATTTGCTTCGGAAAAGTGTTAACAGGTGATCGTTATGACATTGGAAATGTAAACGATTATATTAACATCGTAAACTTAATGAAGCCAGACAATTAG
- a CDS encoding hypothetical protein (product_source=Hypo-rule applied; pfam=PF07098; superfamily=48239; transmembrane_helix_parts=Inside_1_40,TMhelix_41_63,Outside_64_72,TMhelix_73_95,Inside_96_96) — translation MVYDKITEFMRRPFHRIVEETLPDGTKVDYIEIKGSGIRKWIGELLSCHWCTGIWSATFLYAMYQYYYELAQPLIIILAIAGLAALLETIVGKILE, via the coding sequence ATGGTTTACGATAAAATCACAGAGTTTATGAGAAGACCTTTCCATCGCATCGTCGAAGAGACGCTGCCAGATGGAACGAAAGTGGATTATATTGAAATCAAAGGGTCAGGAATTAGGAAATGGATAGGTGAATTGCTTAGCTGTCATTGGTGTACGGGCATTTGGAGTGCCACTTTCCTTTATGCAATGTATCAATATTATTATGAATTAGCACAACCACTGATCATCATACTCGCAATTGCTGGTTTGGCTGCCTTACTGGAAACAATTGTAGGAAAAATATTGGAATAA
- a CDS encoding hypothetical protein (product_source=Hypo-rule applied; superfamily=63748) produces the protein MAKFKVIFQYDNPIRKQLEQLKPGTEVNVETTDNIYYEASFEEYDEETKEATLQVDRFYPEGGKDLTISSHEIISLDTPESKTKMEEDE, from the coding sequence ATGGCGAAGTTTAAAGTCATTTTTCAGTATGATAATCCCATTCGAAAACAACTAGAACAATTAAAACCGGGTACGGAAGTGAATGTTGAAACCACTGATAACATCTATTATGAAGCATCTTTTGAAGAGTATGATGAAGAAACGAAAGAAGCAACTTTACAAGTAGACCGATTTTATCCTGAAGGCGGAAAAGATCTCACCATATCGAGTCATGAGATCATTTCATTAGATACCCCAGAGTCAAAAACAAAGATGGAGGAAGACGAATAA
- a CDS encoding glycosyltransferase involved in cell wall biosynthesis (product_source=COG0438; cath_funfam=3.40.50.2000; cog=COG0438; pfam=PF00534,PF13439; superfamily=53756): protein MGKVAVVRTEYLPISETFIYNELVNLTKFSPVVFTKKLVNLDKFPFEPIIQYERKKDLLSHVQNHQVDLIHARFGIAGINVLKVKQKANLPMITSFHGFDLPSNQRVYEKYYRDRIQDLFEEGELFTVASRYMKNILMEYGCPEEKIVVHYSGIDIHHFPFEPKKKPHDGEIIILSVGRLVHKKGMDLLIEAFSFVSENVPHVKLRIAGDGPLREKLENQIKKLNLTEKVKLLGAISHGEVAQEMRNASFFVLASHTDYNGNQEGIPNVLKEAMACGLPVVSTRHAGIPELVSHGQSGFLAEENDSQDLAKWMIKMIQNENKWYEMGKKGREIVTKDFHLQKQVQQLEFLYTNIINECKNK, encoded by the coding sequence ATGGGAAAAGTTGCGGTTGTTCGAACGGAATACCTACCGATTAGTGAGACGTTCATTTACAATGAATTAGTGAATTTAACAAAATTTTCCCCTGTCGTTTTTACGAAAAAGCTTGTGAATTTAGATAAATTCCCTTTTGAACCAATCATACAATATGAAAGAAAAAAAGATTTGTTATCCCATGTTCAAAACCATCAAGTTGACCTTATTCACGCTCGCTTTGGAATTGCAGGAATCAATGTGCTAAAAGTGAAACAAAAAGCAAATTTACCAATGATCACTTCTTTCCATGGGTTTGACCTCCCTTCTAATCAAAGAGTCTATGAAAAATATTATCGTGATCGAATTCAAGACTTATTTGAAGAAGGGGAACTGTTTACCGTAGCATCAAGATATATGAAAAACATTCTCATGGAATACGGATGTCCTGAAGAGAAGATCGTTGTTCATTATAGTGGAATTGACATTCATCATTTTCCATTTGAGCCAAAAAAGAAGCCCCATGATGGGGAGATAATCATTCTTTCCGTTGGTCGACTCGTTCATAAAAAAGGGATGGATCTTTTAATTGAAGCATTTTCTTTCGTGTCAGAAAACGTTCCGCATGTCAAACTTCGAATTGCTGGTGATGGTCCACTTCGAGAAAAATTAGAAAATCAAATTAAAAAGCTCAATCTAACTGAAAAAGTCAAACTGCTTGGGGCGATTTCACATGGTGAAGTGGCTCAAGAAATGAGAAATGCCAGCTTTTTTGTATTGGCTAGCCATACTGATTACAACGGAAATCAAGAAGGAATACCGAATGTATTAAAAGAAGCAATGGCATGTGGTCTACCGGTTGTTTCGACAAGGCATGCCGGAATCCCTGAACTCGTGTCGCACGGACAGTCAGGCTTTTTGGCTGAAGAAAACGATAGCCAAGATTTAGCCAAATGGATGATAAAAATGATTCAAAATGAAAACAAGTGGTATGAAATGGGAAAAAAAGGACGGGAAATTGTAACAAAAGACTTTCACTTACAAAAACAGGTTCAACAACTTGAGTTCTTATATACGAATATAATCAATGAATGTAAGAATAAGTAA
- a CDS encoding FtsZ-binding cell division protein ZapB (product_source=COG3074; cath_funfam=1.20.5.370; cog=COG3074; smart=SM00338; superfamily=58022), protein MNQLPFLRIDETERLKCETERLKCETERLKCETERLKYETERLKGETERFEHEPRD, encoded by the coding sequence TTGAATCAGCTTCCTTTTTTACGAATAGATGAAACCGAGAGATTGAAGTGTGAAACCGAGAGATTGAAGTGTGAAACCGAGAGATTGAAGTGTGAAACCGAGAGATTGAAGTATGAAACCGAGAGATTGAAGGGTGAAACCGAAAGATTCGAGCACGAACCGAGAGATTGA
- a CDS encoding UDP-N-acetylglucosamine transferase subunit ALG13 (product_source=COG5017; cog=COG5017; superfamily=53756) — protein sequence MISYIVGRNFGHLNRAVAIIEKFHEANQEEIVRIYTFPHSFSWIKENIPFVELDCFKKYKKYSQLQNEIRHSSLIMHDWRMEVRKLRSDRKEFDAIMGGIYHSDLKIYDDDMIEARNFKEFIRNTANETTDIFFHINLVQPNEVPDLSTFYVPIPLIARDVTMSVNEVKESLGLQPDELFLLIQMGGGVGPSKYKYTEEWYDKINQLRLPIRIVVANQFAGLPFPFHANIIQAPLFYNGINLINAADVVISKPGMGILTDAIATKTPLLLLPPDDAERQAKHDMLQKIVGSDIGTIEANFSKDDLSRRINEILDQKNKITEAFQTIPDNGAEIMSKAINLLCGKPLNDLPFLYEEVLKLTPFSV from the coding sequence ATGATTTCTTATATTGTTGGGCGAAACTTCGGTCATCTTAATCGGGCAGTTGCAATCATTGAAAAGTTTCATGAAGCGAATCAGGAAGAGATCGTTCGCATTTATACATTTCCTCATTCGTTTTCATGGATAAAAGAAAATATACCATTTGTTGAGCTAGATTGTTTTAAGAAGTATAAAAAATATTCACAGCTACAAAATGAAATTCGTCACTCGAGCCTTATTATGCATGATTGGCGAATGGAAGTTAGAAAGCTAAGGTCTGATCGAAAAGAATTTGATGCTATTATGGGAGGCATTTATCATAGCGATCTTAAAATTTATGATGATGATATGATAGAAGCTCGAAATTTTAAAGAATTTATTAGGAACACAGCAAACGAAACAACCGATATTTTTTTTCATATAAACCTTGTTCAGCCAAATGAAGTTCCTGACCTTTCCACTTTTTATGTTCCGATTCCGCTTATTGCCCGCGATGTGACGATGAGTGTAAATGAGGTTAAGGAATCTCTCGGCCTGCAGCCTGATGAGCTGTTTCTATTAATTCAAATGGGAGGAGGAGTAGGTCCGAGTAAATATAAATATACAGAAGAGTGGTATGATAAGATTAATCAACTTAGACTTCCCATTCGCATTGTCGTAGCCAATCAATTTGCAGGACTTCCATTTCCATTTCATGCAAATATTATTCAAGCCCCTCTTTTTTATAATGGAATTAATCTCATTAATGCAGCGGATGTGGTGATCTCAAAGCCAGGTATGGGGATTTTAACGGATGCGATTGCTACCAAAACCCCTCTATTACTTCTTCCTCCAGATGATGCAGAACGACAAGCAAAGCACGATATGCTCCAAAAAATAGTCGGAAGCGATATTGGAACAATTGAAGCAAACTTTTCGAAAGATGATTTATCGAGGCGGATAAATGAAATATTGGATCAAAAAAATAAAATTACGGAAGCTTTTCAAACAATCCCAGATAATGGAGCGGAAATCATGTCAAAAGCGATAAATTTATTGTGCGGAAAACCATTAAACGATCTGCCATTCTTGTATGAAGAAGTATTAAAATTAACGCCTTTTTCCGTTTGA